In Actinomycetota bacterium, the following proteins share a genomic window:
- a CDS encoding anthranilate synthase component I family protein, with translation MLPNREAFDALASAGALAPVWTELLADVSTPVGVFPALAGDGPGVLLESVERSERWGRYSFVAGDPAAVVVLDEGGLHVHDVVRDLGFDVRSSGNARRDLVSLATRLRAPRVDGLPSLTGGLVGFLSYEAAQLVDGHPVPPGETPAPPIGLLVVDRAIVFDHWRQRLLLVAHVPAGGYDGAVDALEELSNRVSSPAAPSPEPLGDGLIDSGGDANMTDDHFRDIVRTMKEHVYAGDVYQVVPSRRVSFTSSRGGLPVYRRLRVTNPAPYMFFVRMLGLELAGSSPEPLVRVEGRTVVSRPIAGTRPRGETELRDRLYEHELLADPKERAEHAMLVDLARNDLGRVCVPGTVRPTELMVVERFSKVMHIVSTVEGELANDCHPLDALSVTFPAGTVTGAPKRRAMELIAEHEPTPRGPYAGAVGYCTFAGDLDFCITIRTAVVANGRAHVQTGAGIVADSDPDVELEETNAKAAALLPAVVDAESMRGVRGAQEASERERASVAPRDEERGT, from the coding sequence GTGCTCCCCAACCGAGAAGCGTTCGACGCCCTCGCATCTGCGGGCGCGCTCGCGCCGGTGTGGACAGAGCTGCTCGCCGACGTCTCGACGCCGGTCGGAGTCTTCCCTGCACTCGCGGGTGACGGGCCCGGTGTCCTGCTCGAGAGTGTGGAGCGTTCCGAGCGGTGGGGCCGGTACTCGTTCGTCGCTGGGGATCCTGCCGCCGTCGTCGTCCTGGATGAAGGCGGCCTCCACGTTCACGACGTCGTCCGCGATCTCGGCTTCGACGTTCGTTCGAGCGGCAACGCTCGCCGCGATCTCGTTTCTCTGGCGACACGCCTTCGAGCTCCGCGCGTCGATGGGCTCCCGTCGCTCACTGGTGGACTCGTCGGCTTCCTTTCCTACGAGGCCGCGCAGCTCGTCGACGGACATCCCGTCCCCCCCGGCGAGACCCCGGCGCCTCCCATCGGCTTGCTTGTCGTGGACCGGGCGATCGTGTTCGACCACTGGCGGCAGCGGCTGCTGCTCGTCGCGCACGTTCCGGCCGGCGGCTACGACGGCGCCGTCGACGCGCTGGAGGAGCTCTCCAACCGCGTCTCATCGCCTGCAGCTCCTTCCCCCGAGCCGCTCGGCGACGGACTCATCGACTCGGGCGGGGACGCGAACATGACGGACGACCACTTCCGCGACATCGTCCGGACGATGAAGGAGCACGTCTACGCGGGCGACGTCTATCAGGTCGTTCCGTCGCGTCGCGTCAGCTTCACCTCGTCGCGCGGCGGCCTTCCCGTGTACCGGCGTCTCCGCGTAACGAATCCGGCGCCGTACATGTTCTTCGTGCGGATGCTCGGACTGGAGCTCGCGGGTTCGTCGCCGGAGCCGCTCGTGCGCGTCGAGGGACGAACTGTCGTGAGCAGACCGATCGCGGGCACGCGGCCGCGGGGGGAAACCGAGCTCCGCGACCGTCTGTACGAGCACGAGCTTCTCGCGGACCCGAAGGAGCGCGCGGAACACGCGATGCTCGTCGACTTGGCTCGAAATGACCTCGGTCGCGTCTGCGTGCCGGGGACCGTCCGACCGACTGAGCTCATGGTCGTTGAGCGCTTCTCGAAGGTGATGCACATCGTGAGCACCGTGGAAGGCGAGCTCGCAAACGACTGTCATCCGCTCGACGCCCTGTCGGTAACGTTCCCCGCAGGTACCGTGACCGGTGCCCCCAAGCGGCGGGCGATGGAACTGATCGCCGAACATGAGCCGACCCCGCGCGGACCGTACGCGGGCGCCGTGGGGTACTGCACCTTCGCAGGCGACCTCGACTTCTGCATCACGATCCGAACCGCGGTCGTAGCGAACGGCCGGGCGCACGTCCAAACCGGTGCGGGGATCGTTGCGGACTCGGATCCCGATGTGGAGCTCGAGGAGACGAATGCGAAGGCGGCCGCATTGCTGCCGGCGGTCGTCGACGCGGAGAGCATGCGGGGCGTGCGGGGGGCTCAAGAAGCGAGCGAGCGAGAGCGA